A genomic segment from Pangasianodon hypophthalmus isolate fPanHyp1 chromosome 25, fPanHyp1.pri, whole genome shotgun sequence encodes:
- the mstna gene encoding myostatin a, which produces MLLIIFLLGVLSVPGPEGQSPSATLRPPVTEESGQCSAACESRQQSKLLRLHSIRSQILSALRLERAPNLTRDAARQLVPRAPPLLELLSRYERQNGSTGEDYEEAEEREEASTETIITMATEPQSVSQANSVPRCCLFSLSPKILPDNIVKAQLWIHLRLGKEATTVFVQISRLQPPFYSNPRPKILSLKIDADAQTNPWQSVDMKQLLQSWLKQPESNFGIEIKAFDSQGKDLAVTSAESGEEGLQPFLEVKITEVPKRSRRESGLDCNERSSESRCCRYPLTVDFEDFGWDWIIAPKRYKANYCSGECEQVHLQKFPHTHLVNKANPRGTAGPCCTPTKMSPINMLYFNHREQIIYGKIPSMVVDLCGCS; this is translated from the exons ATGCTTCTCATCATTTTCCTGCTCGGTGTGTTAAGTGTACCGGGACCGGAGGGTCAGAGCCCGAGCGCGACGCTGCGCCCCCCGGTGACGGAGGAGAGCGGCCAGTGCTCGGCCGCGTGCGAGTCCCGACAGCAGAGCAAACTGCTGCGCCTTCACTCCATCCGCTCGCAGATCCTGAGCGCGCTGCGCCTCGAGCGCGCGCCGAACCTCACCCGGGACGCGGCGCGGCAGCTCGTGCCCAGAGCGCCGCCGCTGCTCGAGCTGCTCAGCCGGTACGAGAGGCAAAACGGCAGCACGGGCGAGGATTACGAGGAGGCGGAGGAGCGCGAGGAGGCCAGCACCGAGACCATCATCACCATGGCGACCGAAC CCCAAAGCGTATCTCAGGCCAACTCCGTGCCGCGGTGCTGCTTATTCTCGCTCAGCCCCAAGATTTTGCCGGACAACATCGTGAAGGCGCAGCTGTGGATCCACCTGCGTCTGGGCAAAGAGGCGACGACCGTCTTCGTGCAGATCTCACGCTTGCAGCCGCCCTTCTACAGCAACCCCCGACCCAAAATCCTCTCTCTGAAGATCGACGCCGACGCGCAGACCAACCCGTGGCAGAGCGTCGACATGAAGCAGCTGCTGCAGTCGTGGCTCAAGCAGCCCGAGAGTAACTTTGGCATCGAGATCAAGGCCTTCGACAGCCAGGGGAAAGACCTGGCCGTGACCTCCGCAGAATCGGGGGAGGAGGGGCTA CAACCGTTTCTAGAGGTCAAAATCACAGAGGTGCCGAAGCGTTCCAGACGAGAATCCGGCCTCGACTGCAACGAGCGCTCTTCGGAATCCCGCTGCTGCCGTTACCCGCTCACTGTAGACTTCGAGGACTTCGGCTGGGACTGGATCATTGCGCCCAAGCGCTACAAGGCCAACTACTGCTCGGGCGAGTGTGAGCAGGTACACCTTCAGAAGTTCCCTCACACGCACCTGGTGAACAAGGCGAATCCGCGCGGTACGGCGGGGCCCTGCTGCACGCCCACCAAAATGTCCCCCATCAACATGCTCTACTTCAACCACCGAGAGCAGATCATCTACGGGAAGATCCCTTCTATGGTCGTGGATCTCTGCGGCTGCTCCTGA